TTGGAATTTTTCAGAGCTGCTTGAACATTTATGTCTTTATAGTTTGGATTAACTGGCAGCCATGTTTTATCCGCTGTTGAAAATCCGGCATTTTGAGAAGCATCCCATTGCATAGGTGTTCTGGCATTATCACGGCCAATCATACGAATACTGTCCATGATAGTTTCCATAGACTTACCATTTGTAAAAGCTTCCTTAGCATAATTAAGGGATTCAATATCATCAAGTTCATTTAAATCTTTAAAAGGATAGTTGGTCATCCCAATCTCTTCACCTTGATAAATATAAGGTGTCCCACGCATAAGGTGAAGAAGAATAGCCAGTGCTTTAGCAGACTTCTCACGATATTTGCCCGTATTTCCCCAGATTGATAAAACACGAGGCAGGTCATGGTTATTCCAGAATAACGAATTCCACCCCTGTCCTAATTCCAACTCAGTCTGCCATTTATTAAAGATTGTTTTTAAAGCAGGAACATTAAGTTCCTTCACATAATCCCATTTAGGAGCTTCTGGTTTATGCTGAAGACCAATATGTTCAAATTGAAAAACCATAGAGAGTTCGTGATTGACTGGATTTGAATATTGCTTCGCAATCTCAGGCGTTGCTCCCCAAGTTTCCCCCACAGTCAGCAGATCATGTTGACCAAAACTAGCGGCATTCATCTCCTTAAGATAAGCATGCAATTTTGGTCCGTTACTGACAATATGCTGAGCAGGAATTTTCCCAATCATATCAATGACGTCCATCCGAAAGCCACCAATACCTTTATCAATCCAGAAATTCATCATATCATAAATTTTCTGACGTAAGTTTGCGTTTTCCCAGTTTAGATCTGGCTGCTTCTTACTAAAAAAATGCAAATAATATTGATCGGACTTATCATCATACTGCCAAGCAGAACCACCGAAAATAGATTCCAAATCATTTGGCTGGTCACACCAAATATAATAATCGCGTTCAGAACTGTCTGGATGCTCACGTGCTTCAATAAACCAAGCGTGTTCATCTGAGGTATGATTAACCACTAGATCCATAATGATTTTTATGCCGCGCATTTTTGCCTGCGTCAGCAAATTATCCATATCAGCCATATTGCCAAAAATATCCGCAATTGCTTCATAGTTCGCAATGTCATAGCCATTGTCATCCATGGGGCTATCATAAACTGGAGATAGCCAAATAGCCATAACCCCTAACTTTTGCAAATAATCCAATTTACTCGTAATGCCTTTGAGATCACCAATTCCATCACCATTTGTATCCATAAAAGATTTTGGATAAATTTGATAAACAGTTGCCTTGTGCCACCAATGTTTTTGCATCTCATCACCACCTTTAATTTATTATGACATGTTAGTCTCTTTAGTTCTAATAAAGAGACTGAGAAAATCTAAAACAATTTAAGCCGTTTTTTATCGAATGGCTGCTTCCGTTTCTGCGTCAAAGAAGTGACCCTTGGCAACATTAAAGGTGAGAGAGACCTTTTCACCCGGTTCATGGAAATCTCTAGCATCGACACGTGCTGCAAATTCTGTTTGCCCAAGTTTAAGATAAAGCATGGTTTCACTGCCAAGCAATTCTGAGACAACCACTTCTGCATCAACTGTAGCATCTGGATAAGTTTCCTGAACTAAAAGACTGCTGGAAATATCCTCCGGACGAATACCAAAAATTAAGTTCTTATTCTTAAAACCTTTAGACTCAAGCATTTTAAGCTGCCCTTCTGTAACAGCAATCGTTAAGCCATCCTTACCGACCAGCTGCCCATCTTTGATAGTAACATCAAAGAAGTTCATGGCCGGACTGCCGATAAAACCAGCAACGAATTTATTAGCAGGCCGGTTATAAAGTTCCTGAGGCGTTCCTACCTGTTCCACGCGGCCAATTGTACCTGAACCATCCTCATTTTTTGTTGAACTCATAATAACAATACGGTCAGCTAAGGTCATGGCTTCCGTTTGGTCATGGGTAACATAAATGGTCGTTGCACCGATACGACGATGAATTTTCGCAATCTCTGCCCGCATAGATACCCGCAACTTGGCATCTAAATTGGACAGGGGCTCATCCATCAAAAAGACCTTGGCATCACGAACAATTGCCCGACCCATAGCCACACGCTGACGTTGACCTCCGGATAAATCAGCTGGTTTACGTTCTAAAAATTCGGTCAGACCAAGAATTTGTGCAGCTTCCTTGACACGCTTATCAATAGCTTCTTTGGAATAGTGACGTAGTTTAAGTCCAAAAGCCATATTATCATAAACGCTCATATGAGGATAAAGCGCATAGTTTTGGAAAACCATAGCAATATCGCGATCTTTGGGGGCCTTATCATTGACCACTTCACCGTCAATTTTAAGTTCGCCCTTGGTAATATCCTCCAAACCAGCAACCATCCGAAGGGTTGTTGATTTTCCGCAGCCTGAAGGACCAACAAAAACGATGAATTCTTTGTTCTTGATATCCAAGTCAAAATCTTCAACAGAGTAATGACTGCTGTTAGGGTATTTTTTATAAATGTGATTTAAATTTAGTTCAACCATAGTCTCTCTCCTAATTATTCAAAGCTTATTGTTTGATCATTTTCTGTTACTCTGTATGTCATATCTTGGAGATTAATCTCTGCTTTTGCGATATGACTGCCATCTTTATTTTGACGTTCTATGACAATGGTCGCTTCATTTGGCGTTTCCACTTCAATACGGCCATCCAAATCAAAAGCTGCTGACTGATTGCGGTAAGTAAAGAGATTTAAAAGTGCCTTGACAACTGGTCGCTTCACTTCCTTAGCAATTTCTTCACTACTATAATAATGACGGTTGATATTGCGGCCTTCTTTAGTGCTTTCCAGTAATTCAAGATCATTCTTGCCAGCTAAAAAGCCAACGTAATAAACCTGTGGAATACCTGGAGCAAAAGCTTGTATCAAGCGGGCCAAAAAGTATTTTTGATCATCATCACCAAGTGCTGAATAGTAAGTTGAATTAATTTGATAGATATCCAAGTTATTATATTCGGCAGTTGAATACTTACGATTGACATTGGCACCGACCTTATAAAGCTCATTAGAAGTATAGGTAATTTCTTCGTCAGTCAGGATATCCTTAACATCAACCACACCAATACCGTCATGTGTATCAAGGGTGGTGAACTGTTTCATCGGACTCATTTTCAGCCATTTGGCAAGACGGTCAACCTTGCCCGAATATAGGCTGTAGAGCGTCACCATAGGCAGGGCAAAATCATAAACATAGTAATCATGGTCTGCAATTTTAAATTGAATAGTATAGTGTTCATGAATTTCCGGCAAGATTTCCGCACCCGATACAGCAGCTATATCACGAACTTTATCTAGCAGAGTCCAGATTTCAGGTTCAACAAAGAAATCATTCGTATCTAGCTTTTTAACAGCATAAGCAAAGGCATCCAAACGAATGAGATCACAGCCGTTGGCTGCTAAATTTTCAATGGTAGAGCGAATAAAATCCATAGTCACTTCTTTAGTCACGTCAAGATCAATCTGTTCCTCCCCAAAAGTGTTCCAGAGATGTTCAACACTGCCATCTGCAAATTGGATTTCCTGCTTAGGTGCTCGATCCTTACGCTTATAAATCAGGTCTACATCTTCTTGTGTCGGGCGATTTTTAGGCCAAAATTTATCCCAATTTAAAAATAGATCTTTATAAGCACTTGCTTCATGCTTTTCTTGGTAATCTTTATAATATTTAGACTGACGCGAAATATGATTAATCATGAAATCAAACATGAGGTAATATTTTTCACCCAAGCGTTTGACATCATCCCAATCGCCAAAAGCAGAGTCAACTTCATGGTAATCAATCGGTGCAAAGCCACGATCACCTGTGGAAGGAAAGAATGGCAGCAAATGGACACCGCCAACAGCATCTCCAAAATAATTCTCAATATTTTCATTCAATTCTTTCAAATTTTTACCCAAACTGTCTGCGTAAGTAATCAACATTGTTTTATTTGTAATTGGCATTTTATCTCCTCTAATTAATTTTGGTTTATACCAGTTCAACCTAAAAATAACAGCCACATCTTTAGCTCCTACGACGCGAGCCAGAAGTAATCGTTCTTATTGCAGGTGGCGAGCTAGTGGGAACTTAGGCAGACCGCCATAGCGGCTGGCGTTAGTTAATGAAGAGCTGCTTAAGCGGTCATTATCTATAGCTCTCACTTCACAGCTCCATTGCTCATACCAGCAATAATGTGTTTTTGGAAAATAAGATAAACAATTGTAATGGTAATAATACCAACAATGTAAGAAGCAAAACTAGGACCGTAATCATTGAAATATTGTCCGCTATAATTGTATTGGAAAAGAGGAAGCGTCCACATACTTGAATCCTTATTAAGAATCAGCAATGGCAACATAAAGTCGTTCCAGAACCAAAGTGCATTAATAATCAGAGTTGTTGCGTGCATTGGTTTTAACATAGGGAAAATGATTTTACGATAAGTTGTCAATTTATCCGCACCATCAATTTCAGCTGCTTCATCTAAACTATCAGGTACACTTAGTTTGATATAACCCACGTAAAGGAAGAGTGTCTGTGGAATAGCATAAGTTAAATACAGAATAATTAATCCCCACATATTAGCCAAGCCTAATTTACTCATCATAACCGTAATAGGAATCATGATAACCTGGAAAGGAACGAAAATTCCCAGAATCAACAGGCTATACATGATATTGAAAGCTTTTCTTCTAGACATGTTACGCGCAATGGAATAAGCCGCTGCAGGGATAAAGAGCATGACCACCAAAACGGATAAAACAGTAATCACCGTTGAATTCCAAAAATAGCCGCCAACACCATCAGCTAACAAACGTTTGTAATTATCCAAGGTGATAGGATTTGGAAAGGCAAAAAAATGATTCATAATATCCTTAGTTTTCTTAAAAGAGCTAAAGACAGTAACCATCAGTGGGATCAAAATCAGGATGCCACCAACAGTCAAAAGTACATA
This region of Streptococcus mutans genomic DNA includes:
- the dexB gene encoding glucan 1,6-alpha-glucosidase DexB, whose protein sequence is MQKHWWHKATVYQIYPKSFMDTNGDGIGDLKGITSKLDYLQKLGVMAIWLSPVYDSPMDDNGYDIANYEAIADIFGNMADMDNLLTQAKMRGIKIIMDLVVNHTSDEHAWFIEAREHPDSSERDYYIWCDQPNDLESIFGGSAWQYDDKSDQYYLHFFSKKQPDLNWENANLRQKIYDMMNFWIDKGIGGFRMDVIDMIGKIPAQHIVSNGPKLHAYLKEMNAASFGQHDLLTVGETWGATPEIAKQYSNPVNHELSMVFQFEHIGLQHKPEAPKWDYVKELNVPALKTIFNKWQTELELGQGWNSLFWNNHDLPRVLSIWGNTGKYREKSAKALAILLHLMRGTPYIYQGEEIGMTNYPFKDLNELDDIESLNYAKEAFTNGKSMETIMDSIRMIGRDNARTPMQWDASQNAGFSTADKTWLPVNPNYKDINVQAALKNSNSIFYTYQQLIQLRKENDWLVDADFELLPTADKVFAYLRKVREERYLIVVNVSDQEEVLEIDVDKQETLISNTNESAALANHKLQPWDAFCIKIN
- a CDS encoding ABC transporter ATP-binding protein, translating into MVELNLNHIYKKYPNSSHYSVEDFDLDIKNKEFIVFVGPSGCGKSTTLRMVAGLEDITKGELKIDGEVVNDKAPKDRDIAMVFQNYALYPHMSVYDNMAFGLKLRHYSKEAIDKRVKEAAQILGLTEFLERKPADLSGGQRQRVAMGRAIVRDAKVFLMDEPLSNLDAKLRVSMRAEIAKIHRRIGATTIYVTHDQTEAMTLADRIVIMSSTKNEDGSGTIGRVEQVGTPQELYNRPANKFVAGFIGSPAMNFFDVTIKDGQLVGKDGLTIAVTEGQLKMLESKGFKNKNLIFGIRPEDISSSLLVQETYPDATVDAEVVVSELLGSETMLYLKLGQTEFAARVDARDFHEPGEKVSLTFNVAKGHFFDAETEAAIR
- the gtfA gene encoding sucrose phosphorylase — protein: MPITNKTMLITYADSLGKNLKELNENIENYFGDAVGGVHLLPFFPSTGDRGFAPIDYHEVDSAFGDWDDVKRLGEKYYLMFDFMINHISRQSKYYKDYQEKHEASAYKDLFLNWDKFWPKNRPTQEDVDLIYKRKDRAPKQEIQFADGSVEHLWNTFGEEQIDLDVTKEVTMDFIRSTIENLAANGCDLIRLDAFAYAVKKLDTNDFFVEPEIWTLLDKVRDIAAVSGAEILPEIHEHYTIQFKIADHDYYVYDFALPMVTLYSLYSGKVDRLAKWLKMSPMKQFTTLDTHDGIGVVDVKDILTDEEITYTSNELYKVGANVNRKYSTAEYNNLDIYQINSTYYSALGDDDQKYFLARLIQAFAPGIPQVYYVGFLAGKNDLELLESTKEGRNINRHYYSSEEIAKEVKRPVVKALLNLFTYRNQSAAFDLDGRIEVETPNEATIVIERQNKDGSHIAKAEINLQDMTYRVTENDQTISFE
- a CDS encoding carbohydrate ABC transporter permease; this translates as MKKEEKINYFWKYVLLTVGGILILIPLMVTVFSSFKKTKDIMNHFFAFPNPITLDNYKRLLADGVGGYFWNSTVITVLSVLVVMLFIPAAAYSIARNMSRRKAFNIMYSLLILGIFVPFQVIMIPITVMMSKLGLANMWGLIILYLTYAIPQTLFLYVGYIKLSVPDSLDEAAEIDGADKLTTYRKIIFPMLKPMHATTLIINALWFWNDFMLPLLILNKDSSMWTLPLFQYNYSGQYFNDYGPSFASYIVGIITITIVYLIFQKHIIAGMSNGAVK